The Naumovozyma dairenensis CBS 421 chromosome 1, complete genome genomic interval CATGAAATTGACCATGAATATCACCACAGATGGTGACGGGGACTTGAATAGGTTTAAcgttttcttcaaattgtATGACATCCACAGCCATTTTACAAAGTCTTTCAACGTCATCTTCAGAGAGGAATTCACAATTACTTAATTTTTCTATCCATGCATCTAACTGATTAATATTGGAGTCATTTAGATTTAATGGGACTGAAGATTTAGTTCGAGAAAGATCGATTATTTTGGATGTCGTTTCTTGACTTGTTGGTGTGATGCTATGTTCTTCATCGTCTGATAATAGTtgtgttgttgttgtggtgGTTGCCACGTCTTGCATTGGGACGTCGACGTCCATATCTGTGTCCATTTtgctgttattattattattatatcttcGTGCTTCGAGTTAAAcctttttattttaagGTTCCTTTCTTTTACTAGGTAgctttttttctttaaaaggGGAAGGGACTTTCACGAGAGGGAGTATTTCAATCAAGTATAATACAATGTAGGTATTTTGGATCACCCTGTAGTGGACAATGCTGTCGGAAGgattgtataatatatacttGCTGTAGATAAAGCTGTTACCATTGAAGGGGCCAAGtactatatttttttccatatCAAGGGTAGCTTGTTGTTTTAAAGGACAAATGAATAAAGTAAAAATTAAATGTTTCGGctgttgtttgttgttttcaGAATTGCGAATGGCGAAAAGGGAAGAGACACACACACACAGCAGAGTGAGTGAGTGCCCCGGGTAACACATTGGCAACtacaaaatattcttcagGCACATAATTACGACAGTATATCATTCTCTTATTATAATTGTTATAGCTATATGTGTGTGGTCTATCCTTCAATTTGACAAGACTTTTACAGTGTTGGTATGTAAGGCTGATCTGCTAGTCACAAATTAAAGTCGTTAAGAAATCCATTCCCAAACACACTGTCCGGGACGTCATTACAACAACATACAAAATGGAAATGCACcatctatatatttaacCGTTAGCTAACTGAGCGTATATAACGCCCAGACATCTCTCTTTAAGGTaagtaaagaaaaaatacaGCACACATTACAATATATCTACACACCATAGaatactatatatattaatatattaatgatatttcttACACGAAAAGCGAAAAACGGACAACATTTTCTGAGGTTGTTAATCAACGCACCATTGCTCTAACGACAATGCATGAATCTATATCACACGTTACAATATATCAGATACACTATGTCAATCAGTCATTCAGTCACTCAGTACGTATATACGTATAATACATAATATCCCGAAATTGAATTGGCCCGATCTCCGGGTGACCCTTGATCATGTATctcaaagaagaagaaggcaGCAACTTTCAAGAAGGGCGGcttaatttcaaaaaagttGTATGTATGGCAATTTAAGCAACACACAGACTTTGTACGTGcgtaaaatatatacataacACGGTTGTAAGTCATTGAATGAAGATCACATCATCCTATAATCAATTAAGAGGTTAAAGGAATAATCGTAAGGCAATTCAATTCTGTTGTTAGAgtcatattatatatacagTTAGGTTTCGTTCTTCCATTTCTTACTTTCCACTTGTATTAAGCTGAATTGAATAAGGAAATACAGTCTACGAACATCGTCAAtcctattattatcatttacAAGGAGACTAGAAAAGAAGATCATTAGGCCAAACAGTTTCGAAGAAACAACGATAAACAACATTTACATTCcgagaataataaaaaacaataatggCTGGTGCTTTAGAAAACGCTCGTAAAGAGATCAAAAGAATCTCACTAGAAGACCATGCGGAATCTGAATACGGTGCCATTTATTCCGTCTCAGGTCCTGTCATCGTTGCTGAAAACATGATTGGTTGTGCCATGTACGAACTGGTTAAAGTGGGTCACGACAACTTAGTTGGTGAAGTCATTAGAATTGATGGTGATAAAGCTACCATTCAAGTCTATGAAGAGACAGCAGGGGTCACCGTGGGTGATCCAGTCTTAAGAACAGGGAAACCATTATCTGTCGAATTGGGTCCTGGTTTGATGGAAACTATTTATGATGGGATTCAAAGACCATTGAAGGCAATCAAAGATAAATCACAATCTATTTATATCCCAAGGGGGATAGATGCTCCTGCTTTGGATAGAAAAGTTACATGGCATTTTAACCCCGGGAAATATCAAGTGGGTGATCATATTTCAGGTGGTGATATCTTTGGGTCCATTTATGAGAATTCTTTATTGGAGGACCATAAGATCTTATTACCTCCAAGAGCAAGAGGTACCATTACATGGATTGCTCCAGCTGGTGAATATACTGTGGATGAGAAAATCTTAGAAGTGGAATTCGATGGTAAGACTTCAGACTATTCAATGTATCATACTTGGCCTGTTCGTGTACCAAGACCTGTTGCAGAAAAATTATCTGCTGATCATCCTCTATTGACCGGTCAAAGAGTTCTAGATGCTTTATTCCCATGTGTTCAAGGTGGTACCACATGTATCCCTGGGGCTTTCGGTTGTGGTAAGACTGTTATCTCTCAATCGTTATCCAAATATTCTAACTCAGATACCATTATCTATGTTGGTTGTTTTGCTAAGGGTACTCAAGTCATGATGGCAGATGGTTCCGATAAATCTAtagaagaaattcaaatagGTGAACAAGTTATGGGTAAAGACGGTAATCCAAGAACCGTTATCGCTTTGCCTCGTGGTAAAGAAACCATGTATGAAGTTTGTCACATTACTCCACATCGTACAACATCTGGTGAAAACTTTGGTGTAATGGATTACGTTTGTTCAGGTAACCATAAATTGGTTCTTCGTACACCTCAGAATGTTACTTTGACTACCCATGAATTAGACGGTCAAACCTATACTAATGTTTCTTACTTTGCTTTAGAAGAGTCTGCTTATGGTCAAATagtcaagaagaaaactAAGAGTTACCAACATCAACGTCATGGTGGTAAACAAGAAACTGAAAAGAaagttaatgaatttttagCTACTATCAATCCAGATTCTATTGAATGGGATGTAGAAGCCAAGGATTATAAAAAACTTGGTTACGATGTGAAGAAATCTTCCCACCAAATGATCAATCCGGTTTTCAAAGAATCAGGAAACTTAATCGCTAAACTTAATGAATTAGGCTTTTCTAAAGAAATTGCTCCACAAATGGGATGGTTGTTAGGTTTCTGGGTTGGTAATGGTTCCATAACCacatcttcattttccatTGATTCATTAGACACTCAATTACTTGACCGTATCACTGAATATGGAAAGTTATTTGCATTAACCACTACCTCTGCTACAAACCATTGTCGTAATTATTCAGGTTCTGGAAATCAAGATATCGAATTATCTAAAATCAACAATGGTAAAGTTGAAACTGATGGTACTATAACCTTCGATGACGACACTGAGCGCGAACCTTCTGAACAAGAACTAATTGATATGGAGTCATCTGGTTGCAAAGCTTCCAGTGAAATGACTGTCGCTCTCGGCGCTCCCTTAGTTCGTGGTAATGCTATCCGCCAACTACTAACGGAAAACAATGTCTTCTTGAAACTTATTGAATCCTTTGGAGTGAGAAAAGAAAACGGTTCTGAATACGTTAAGGCCATTCCAATGCATCTATCTTATGATGACATTGAAGTTCGTGAACAATTCATTGCCGGTTTAGTTGATTCAATTGGTCACGTCAAAAGAACTTCCAATGGTACTATCGAATGTGCTGCAATTTCTACTGCTTATAAATCAGTTTCAGAAGGTCTTATTAGATTAGCCCGTTCTCTTGGTATCAAGGTTTCTGTTACCACTAAGAGGGAATGTTTAGATAAACATAACGTGAAACATCAAATATGTTACAGCATCTGTTTAAGCGGTGCTACTTTAAGTGGTGCTCTAAGATTCTGTGCCCTCGATAAAAACAATGCCAACTCGAAAAAACCATTTGTTAGAGGTCCTGTTCCATTTTACTTCACTCTTAAggaaaaagatgaagataattaTTATGGTATTACTCTTCCAGATAGCACTGATAAACAATACTTGTTATCTTCTTTAGCTTTGGTTCATAACTGTGGTGAAAGAGGTAACGAAATGGCTGAAGTTTTAATGGAATTCCCAGAATTATTTACTGAACAAACTGGTAGGAAGGAACCAATTATGAAACGTACTACTTTGGTTGCAAACACATCTAACATGCCTGTTGCAGCAAGAGAAGCATCAATTTATACTGGTATCACATTAGCTGAATATTTCAGAGATCAAGGTAAGGACGTTTCTATGATTGCAGATTCATCTTCCAGATGGGCTGAAGCTTTAAGAGAAATTTCTGGTCGTTTAGGTGAAATGCCAGCTGATCAAGGTTTCCCTGCTTATTTAGGTGCTAAATTAGCATCTTTCTACGAAAGAGCTGGTAAAGCCGTTGCATTAGGTTCACCAGATCGTATTGGTTCCGTTTCCATTGTTGCTGCCGTTTCTCCAGCTGGTGGTGATTTTTCAGATCCTGTTACTACAGCTACTTTAGGTATTACTCAAGTTTTTTGGGGTTTAGATAAGAAATTAGCtcaaagaaaacatttcCCATCTATCAATACTTCCGTATCATATTCCAA includes:
- the VMA1 gene encoding H(+)-transporting V1 sector ATPase subunit A (similar to Saccharomyces cerevisiae TFP1 (YDL185W); ancestral locus Anc_7.300), with the protein product MAGALENARKEIKRISLEDHAESEYGAIYSVSGPVIVAENMIGCAMYELVKVGHDNLVGEVIRIDGDKATIQVYEETAGVTVGDPVLRTGKPLSVELGPGLMETIYDGIQRPLKAIKDKSQSIYIPRGIDAPALDRKVTWHFNPGKYQVGDHISGGDIFGSIYENSLLEDHKILLPPRARGTITWIAPAGEYTVDEKILEVEFDGKTSDYSMYHTWPVRVPRPVAEKLSADHPLLTGQRVLDALFPCVQGGTTCIPGAFGCGKTVISQSLSKYSNSDTIIYVGCFAKGTQVMMADGSDKSIEEIQIGEQVMGKDGNPRTVIALPRGKETMYEVCHITPHRTTSGENFGVMDYVCSGNHKLVLRTPQNVTLTTHELDGQTYTNVSYFALEESAYGQIVKKKTKSYQHQRHGGKQETEKKVNEFLATINPDSIEWDVEAKDYKKLGYDVKKSSHQMINPVFKESGNLIAKLNELGFSKEIAPQMGWLLGFWVGNGSITTSSFSIDSLDTQLLDRITEYGKLFALTTTSATNHCRNYSGSGNQDIELSKINNGKVETDGTITFDDDTEREPSEQELIDMESSGCKASSEMTVALGAPLVRGNAIRQLLTENNVFLKLIESFGVRKENGSEYVKAIPMHLSYDDIEVREQFIAGLVDSIGHVKRTSNGTIECAAISTAYKSVSEGLIRLARSLGIKVSVTTKRECLDKHNVKHQICYSICLSGATLSGALRFCALDKNNANSKKPFVRGPVPFYFTLKEKDEDNYYGITLPDSTDKQYLLSSLALVHNCGERGNEMAEVLMEFPELFTEQTGRKEPIMKRTTLVANTSNMPVAAREASIYTGITLAEYFRDQGKDVSMIADSSSRWAEALREISGRLGEMPADQGFPAYLGAKLASFYERAGKAVALGSPDRIGSVSIVAAVSPAGGDFSDPVTTATLGITQVFWGLDKKLAQRKHFPSINTSVSYSKYTNVLSKYYDSNYPEFPVLRDRMKEILSNAEELEQVVQLVGKSALSDSDKITLDVANLIKEDFLQQNGYSTYDAFCPIWKTFDMMRSFVAYNDEAQKAIAAGANWSKLSEATNDVKHAVSSSKFFEPSRGEEEIHGEFEKLLNNMQERFAESTD